The Streptomyces sp. NBC_00483 genome contains the following window.
CTCTCCCTTGGCGCAGAAGCCGAGGTCCTCCAGGGTCACGAGCGTCATGTACGTGAAGGCGTCGTAGATCTCCGCGATGTCGATCTCGGCCGGGGTCACCCCGGCCCGCTCGAAGGCCAGGCGGCCGCTGACCGCCGCCGGCGAGACCGTGAAGTCGTCCCACTCGGACATGGTGGTGTGCGAGACGTGCTCGCCCGAACCCAGCACCCACACCGGCGGTTTCGCGCAGTCGCGCACCAGGTCCTCGGCCACCAGCAGCACCGCCGCGCCGCCGTCCGAGCGGATGCAGCAGTGCAGTTTGGTGAACGGGTCGGCGATCATCGGCCCGTCGAGCACCTCGTCGACCGTGATCGGGTCGCGGAACATGGCGCCCGGATTGCGGGACGCGTTCGCGCGGGCCTGGACCGCGACCTGGGCGAGCTGATCGAGGGTCGTGCCGTACTCGTGCATGTGGCGGCGGGCCGCCATCGCGTACTTGGCGATGAGTGAGTGGCCGTACGGGACCTCGAATTGCAATGGGCCGCGCGCACCGAACGACAGGTTCGAGGTGCGGCGCTTCGCCTTGATGTCGGCGCGGGCCGTGGAGCCGTAGACGAGGAGGACGGCGCGTGCGTGGCCCGCCCGGATCGCGTCGGCCGCGTGCGCCGCCATGACCTCCCAGGTGGAGCCGCCGACCGAAGTGGAGTCGACCCAGCGGGGTTTGAGCCCCAGGTACTCGGCGACCTCGACCGGTGCGAGGGTGCCGAGGCCCGCGCTCGCGAAGCCGTCGACGACGTCGGGGGTGAGCC
Protein-coding sequences here:
- a CDS encoding thiolase C-terminal domain-containing protein; translated protein: MTETGSKVAITGIALSDCGRVDEATPYALHAQAARRALADAGLTPDVVDGFASAGLGTLAPVEVAEYLGLKPRWVDSTSVGGSTWEVMAAHAADAIRAGHARAVLLVYGSTARADIKAKRRTSNLSFGARGPLQFEVPYGHSLIAKYAMAARRHMHEYGTTLDQLAQVAVQARANASRNPGAMFRDPITVDEVLDGPMIADPFTKLHCCIRSDGGAAVLLVAEDLVRDCAKPPVWVLGSGEHVSHTTMSEWDDFTVSPAAVSGRLAFERAGVTPAEIDIAEIYDAFTYMTLVTLEDLGFCAKGEGGAFVEKGRLLHDGELPTNTDGGGLSAQHPGMRGLFLLVEAARQLRGEAGGHQVRRTDGSLPQLAVASGTGGWFCSAGTVVLGRD